In Leishmania braziliensis MHOM/BR/75/M2904 complete genome, chromosome 29, a genomic segment contains:
- a CDS encoding putative serine/threonine protein kinase codes for MAQNAYPPSWESSYSHSRSGGPPSYPVLPEQMIGSYVIRETIGRGSFGKVKKGRHVHTGEYVAIKILNRQKLKSANMDRKIHREIEILQLFSHPNICRLYEVISTPTDMYLIMEYVEGGELYDYIVQKGRVRESEARYIFQQIVCAIEYCHHFRVVHRDLKPENILLGTGLQVKLIDFGLSNITKDGEFLATSCGSPNYAAPEVISGKLYFGPEVDVWSCGVILYALLCGCLPFDEDSIPLLFSKIKKGKYAMPSNMQAGPRELIQQILVVDPLVRLTVPQIRDNAWFNQRLPMRLSYSESIFSVKEDRILSVLVSETAKRLGVRDRDVRKELEHGSGAAYVAYNILLDARRRREIAAEVRELGMSGDESRGISHAIGTQQTKFQPKAMERELNMGLMLTQSPAMVVLLDEDDATRNKWAYNRGFFVPASTATFGDTKVSDTSLSDVSGNGGPGGPPAVGSFRITSKVCTGSLIGSGSAGSSLHAPGSLRGAAGLTGGGSSHRRTGMLSGTGGTAASHLGVGLSDQPRVGSVARKHAMYTAEEEQFIVENNYGWRIGIMTDWRAEKSLSAIYDVLRSFGMQWKVVSPFRLLARSTAETWSVVADSTQSPKASTWQNTLNSYPIESSAPIRIGSRSGAPASGSSDDQEGDDVAGSMLRDEESIHLQVAHTRRPGAAGRSLVSAPGGGFHTNTSQVARGNYFGNLQGGDEEAAMVAGRTTTSILPSVHVTESESASPSSPFNPRDASSLASTSTSAVAETITPPLNPVVLSLYFFRIHERHDKGYLVDFKVMRNAMVGADLVLLLSDALVRKLG; via the coding sequence ATGGCGCAGAACGCGTATCCACCTTCATGGGAGAGCAGCTACTCGCACTCCCGTAGCGGTGGTCCCCCATCGTACCCGGTGCTTCCCGAGCAGATGATCGGCAGCTACGTCATTCGTGAGACCATCGGCCGCGGTAGCTTTGGCAAGGTGAAGAAAGGGCGACATGTGCACACTGGAGAGTACGTCGCCATTAAGATCCTCAACCGCCAAAAACTCAAGTCTGCCAACATGGACAGAAAAATTCACCGCGAGATCGAAATCCTTCAGTTGTTCTCTCACCCGAACATCTGCCGTCTCTACGAGGTCATCTCCACACCGACGGACATGTACCTTATCATGGAGTACGTGGAGGGTGGGGAGCTGTACGACTACATTGTGCAGAAGGGCCGTGTGCGAGAAAGCGAGGCGCGTTACATCTTCCAGCAGATTGTGTGCGCCATCGAGTACTGTCACCACTTCCGCGTCGTGCATCGAGACCTGAAACCAGAGAACATTCTGCTTGGAACTGGGCTTCAGGTGAAACTAATTGACTTTGGTCTTTCGAACATCACGAAGGATGGCGAATTCCTCGCAACGTCGTGTGGGTCACCCAACTACGCCGCACCAGAGGTCATTTCCGGTAAGCTGTACTTTGGTCCTGAGGTGGATGTGTGGTCTTGCGGCGTCATTCTTTACGCGCTGCTCTGCGGGTGTCTTCCGTTCGACGAGGACAGCATTCCGCTCCTTTTCAGCAAAATCAAGAAGGGCAAGTACGCCATGCCGTCCAACATGCAGGCGGGGCCACGGGAGCTCATTCAGCAGATCCTCGTCGTAGACCCACTCGTGCGACTGACCGTCCCGCAAATCCGTGACAACGCCTGGTTCAATCAGCGCCTGCCAATGCGGCTGTCGTACAGTGAGTCCATCTTCAGCGTGAAGGAGGACCGCATTTTATCGGTGTTGGTCAGCGAGACAGCGAAGCGGCTGGGGGTGCGGGACAGGGATGTGCGCAAAGAGCTCGAGCACGGCTCCGGTGCCGCCTATGTCGCCTACAATATTCTCCTGGacgcacgccgccgtcgcgaGATCGCGGCTGAGGTCCGAGAGCTTGGCATGTCCGGCGATGAGTCCCGTGGGATAAGCCACGCCATCGGCACCCAGCAGACAAAGTTTCAGCCCAAGGCGATGGAGCGGGAGCTCAACATGGGTCTCATGCTGACACAGAGCCCCgcgatggtggtgctgctcgatgAGGACGATGCAACGAGGAACAAGTGGGCCTACAACCGCGGCTTCTTCGTGCCTGCCTCCACCGCAACCTTTGGCGACACGAAGGTGAGTGATACGAGCCTGAGTGATGTGAGCGGCAATGGGGGTCCAGGCGGGCCGCCCGCAGTTGGCTCCTTCCGCATCACCTCCAAGGTCTGCACCGGATCTCTGATCGGCTCCGGCAGCGCAGGCTCTTCCTTGCATGCGCCAGGCAGTctgcgcggcgctgcggggctcacgggcggcggcagcagccatcGGCGTACGGGCATGCTGTCTGGCACTGGCGGAACCGCCGCCTCGCACCTAGGGGTGGGCCTCAGCGACCAACCGCGTGTCGGATCTGTCGCCCGAAAACACGCCATGTACaccgcggaggaggagcagttTATTGTGGAGAACAACTATGGCTGGCGCATCGGCATCATGACGGACTGGCGGGCAGAGAAATCGCTCTCCGCGATCTATGACGTCTTGCGCTCCTTCGGGATGCAGTGGAAGGTGGTCTCGCCTTTCCGTCTCCTGGCACGGTCAACGGCTGAGACATGGAGTGTGGTAGCGGACTCGACGCAATCCCCCAAAGCATCCACGTGGCAAAACACACTAAACTCCTACCCCATTGAATCCTCTGCACCGATCCGCAttggcagccgcagcggcgccccagcgagcggcagcagtgacgaTCAAGAGGGCGACGACGTCGCTGGTAGCATGCTGCGCGACGAGGAGTCCATCCACTTACAGGTGGCCCACACCCGACGaccaggcgctgcaggtcGCAGCCTCGTGagtgcaccaggtggcggcTTCCACACTAACACGAGCCAGGTTGCGCGCGGCAACTACTTCGGCAACCTACAGGGCGGAGACGAGGAAGCGGCGATGGTGGCTGGAAGAACGACGACGTCGATACTTCCGTCAGTGCATGTAACCGAGAGCGagtcggcgtcgccgtcctcgccgtTTAACCCTCGCGATGCGTCCTCGTTGGCGAGCACCTCTACCTCTGCCGTTGCGGAAACAATCACGCCGCCGCTCAACCctgtcgttctctctctttatttctttcgCATTCACGAGCGGCACGATAAAGGTTACCTGGTCGATTTCAAGGTCATGCGGAATGCCATGGTCGGCGCAGACctcgtgctcctcctctccgaTGCGCTGGTCAGGAAGCTGGGCTGA